The genomic segment GCCAGGTGAGAGCCGTCCCCGGGGATGTCACCCCACCACCCGCcacctcccagccctctgcctcccACCGCGAACCGGGGGGATGGCGGCCCCCACGCTAACCCCCTCCCGGGCCGTATCCTCCCCCCAGATCATCGCCAACCACCACATGCAATCCATCTCCTTCGCCTCCGGCGGGGACACGGTGAGGCACGCACGCCCCAGCcctcgggggcggcggggacaggGGCTGTCTGTCCTATGTGTGAGCCGAGCTGTGGGGCAGCCCGGTCCCGGGgcaggatgtggggctggggctgagcctgtCCCCTCGCCCCGgtacccccagccctgctccccccacggCAGCGGGACGCGGGGCCCTGAgttccccctgtgtccccaggacaCCACGGACTACGTCGCCTACGTCGCCAAAGACCCCATCAACCAGAGAGGTGACGCCGGCCCCTGCGCTTGggagctctgcagaggaggagggatgcGCTGGGGGATGAAGGCTGGAGGAGGGGATCCCTTGTGGGGGGTGGCTCGGGGTGGTGCCGGAGGGGTGATGGGTGCGTGGGGGAAACACTGAAGCCATCCGTGAGTCCAtccgtccgtctgtctgtccacAGCCTGCCACATCCTGGAGTGCTGCGAGGGGCTGGCGCAGAGCGTCATCAGCACGGTGGGACAGGCCTTCGAGCTGCGCTTCAAGCAGTACCTGCACAGCCCCCCCAAGGTGGTGGCACCCCCAGACAGGTagggggggcagggggacccCGCTGCGGCCCCGCGCCCCCTGTGCCGggcatggaggggggggggtccaaGCCGGGCAGGGTGTCCCCAGCTCGCCTGTCCCCGCCGCAGGGCGCTGGGTGCGGAGGAGTCGGCGTGGGGGGAGGACGAGGAGGCGGCCGAACACGATTACTACAACAGCATCCCGGGGAAGGAGCCACCCCCGGGGGGGCTGATCGACTCCCGgctgcggcacggcgcaggcctggGCCACGTCCACGCTCAGCCCTCCGGCTCCGGCCCCCCCAGCCAGGTGAGCCCCCCGGGCTGCTGCCGGCCCTGCCATGGGGGTCCCGGGCATGTCCCCCCGACACCATCGCTGTCTCCTCTCCCCAGGGTGGCTTCGCAGCCAGGCGAGACCAGAGCAGCCAGCCGGGGCCGCCATGGGACCTGGAGAGCCAGGGTGGGTAGCGCTGcggggggggaccctggggaccgTGAGCAGGGCCCCCCCGCGGCTCTGCGCTGCCCGGGCCAGCCGTGATGCCGGGTCCTCTCGCAGGCCAGCCCTGCGATGGGTACCTGCAGGCGGACGGCCACCCCCTGGGCCCGCGGGACTACGAGGAGCACATGTACGTGAACACGCAGAGCCTGGACGCCTGGGAGCCGGAGGCGGCGGCTCGTGGGGCGCCGGAGGAGAGCCCCAAAAAGGACCTCTTTGACATGAGTAAGCCGGCGGGCTTTGCGGGGGGGGCCTGGTGCAAGACCTGCTGCAGAAGGGCTGAGCTGTGCCGCGGGCTGCCCGGCCACATATCGCAGCCCCCGTGGTGCCAGCAGAGCCCCGGGGGCCACAAGTTGTGCCCCATCATCACCCACCCTTGCCGGGTTGGCCCTGTGGGGGGGTCGGCCATGCCATGCAGGGGGGCGCCATCCCCTCTGTGCCCGGGCGCAGGCACAGCGTCGTGCCCGGGGTGGCGGTGGCACAGCGGGGTCTGTCCCAGAGGTGGGTCTGGCCATAACTGTGGGTCCTGCTGCCACCGCTCGGCTCGACcctgtccccgccgcccccccccagccctgcttcatgaccccccccccggcatcccctgGCTCCTGCAGGGCCCTTCGAGGATGCCCTGAAGCTCCACGAGTGCATCGCGGGGGGCAGCGCCAGCCCCCCCATGGAGGACCAGTGGCCGAGCCCCCCCACGCGGAAGGCCCCCATCGCCCCCACGGAGGAGCAGCTGCGGCGGGAGCCGTGGTACCACGGGAAGATGAGCCGTCGGGACGCTGAGAGGCTCCTGCAGACGGACGGGGATTTCCTGGTGCGGGACAGTCTCACCAACCCGGGGCAGTACGTGCTGACCGGGATGCACAGCGGGCAGCCCAAGCACCTGCTGCTGGTGGATCCTGAAGGCGtggtaagggggggggggcacggtgGTGGTTGGGGGGGCGATGGGGACAGGGTCGGGGCTGCACGGGAGGGATGCTGAGGAGATATCcgtggggggggagggcgggtgggcgctgggggctgcgtggggaCCCCGTGCGGGAGGCAGCTCTCCTGGGTTCAGGATGGCtgtgctcccccccccgccccaggtgaGGACCAAGGACGTGCTGTTTGAGAGCATCAGCCACCTCATCAGCCACCACCGGCAGAACGAGCAGCCCATCGTGGCTGCGGAGAGCGAGCTGCACCTCCGCCAGGTTGTCCGGAGGaagcagtgatgctgggggggtACGTGAGCCCCCGACCCCCCTCCCCTGGCGCCAGACTGGCCCCGGCGCCACAGCAAAGCCGGGGCCCCTCCGTGCTCCCCTCCTCCGGTTGTGCCTGGCCTTGGAGAGGGGCAAAGTCCCCAAAACCCCGGGGTTGGgctccccatccccctccccagcggGGCCTCGCGGTCCCTGGCCCCAaaggccccccccctcccccccactgcCTCCCCTCCACCGTCCGCATGCGGCCCCTTGCCCAGCCGGACACAAAGACATTTATTCCATGTGTGGAGGCAAAACGCTGCCGGGGTGGGAGCGGGTGGGCAGCCTTGTCGAGAGGGGCTGAGCCCAAACCCGGCCACGGCGGGGCTGGGTGGACATCGCTgcggggctgccccctcccctcctgcccgggGCCCTACCTGTGTAGGGCTgtgtgccccccgcccccccaccgctGGTACCGCCAGAACCCActgcctcccccagcgccagctCCATCCCAGAACTGGTCTCTGGATGATGATGGAGCAAACAGGGTCAGGGCTGGTGCCAGGACCCCCATCCCAGGGctcctggggtgggatggggccaGAAAGCTTGGGGAGTGtgagtgtgtgagtgtgtgtgtgtgagtgtgtgtgtgtgagtgtgtgcacCCGTGTGCGTGCACAGGTACGTGAGGGGCAGCCGGGGGACCAGCCCCTTGCCCACAGAGCCGTGCCTCTCGCCCAACGCCGCTGCTCAGGACCCAACTCCCCGCCTCCTTCCCCCCGCCATCTGGGAGTCCCCCCAGCCGTGGGGTCCCCCATCCGCGGGGGCTGTACCCCCCCCGGCTTGGCTCTGGCCGTGGGACTGGCCACAAACATCTCTTGGAGGCCGGTGCTGCTGGATGTCCCTGTCGCTCCCACATTTCCAGCTGGATTCTCCCCAGGAACTGCTGCCGCGTGAGGCTCCCGGTGGCGCTGAgcccccgcagccctccccggACCCGGGCCAGGACGAAGCTGCTGCGGGGAAGGCGCGGGGTGAGCTGCTGGCACTGGCTCGGGAGGCCAGGGCTGCCGGCAGGAGAGGGGTCCCACGGCCCCCAGggaaccaccccccccccggccggctcGGGGCTTTGGCAGGTTTTTACGGCATACATGTCCCCTTCTCCAGTGTGTCTGGCTCTGGGTGCGGGGTCGTGGTTTGGAATACGTTTCTAATTAAACCTGGAAATGAGCAAAGTGCCCGGGTTGTTTGTGCCACCCCCCCGGGCATGGTGCTGGGACGGGGGCTCCATGGGGCCAGGGATGCAGAGGGGGCCGGGACGGTGTCTCCATCACCACCAGCTCCTGGCTGGTTCCATGTTGGTGGTGGCAGCCGGCCCCATCCTGGCTCATCACACTTGTCTCTGCCACCCTGGGTCACCTTGTCCCACTTCGGCAGCTGGGTCACCCCCGTCCCCCCAGCTCCggagggggctgcagcacccGGGGCTTGGCCCTGGGGTGCTGATCTTGCGTGGCATCTCCTCCCTGCACCCGgcatctccctgccctgcccattCCTGCTGCCTGTGGGCTCATTGCCcacccctgcccggggcaggaggTGGCCACTCGCCTCCGAGCCTCCTGGCCAGGCGTCCTCTGGCTCCTGCCGCAGCCCGGGGCTGAGCTGCCGTTCGTCACCCATTAATGAGCACGGCGGCCAGTGGAGTGGGAGCGCCGTGGTGGGCCTGGCCACGCTCCCGGCCAGCAGATAGGAAAGGCTCCTGGCTGGAGTCGTCGGAGGTGGGAGAGGCTGCGCCGGGCTTTCTGAGCCAGCAGCGTGGCCGGGCTGTGAGCCACGGGGCACGTGCACTGGGCGGGCAGCAGCCTCCCAGCAAGGCCGGCACCAGCCCCAGCACTCCTGGCTCCAGGGTTCTGCCGGGTCCCCTGCACTCGCCAGCACCAGGTGGGTGCCACCGGCCCATCTCGGCTCGACGCCCGCTGCGGGGCGCGGGGTCAGCCTGGCACCCTCTGCCCCTGGCgggggggcagcacccccggGGACAGGGCTGGCTGGGTGCTGGCTGAGTCAATGAATGAAATAAGCCCCTAAATAAAGCCCGGTAACGAATGTGTAATTTTCCATTGATGGTTTGAATAGGACAGTGGCGCTCCCATCTCAGCTGCTATTTTTTGTCGTGTAGTAATGCGTCTGCAAAGATAATTGCGCCGTTCCCTCAACGGCAGAGGCAGGAAAAGGCAGCGAGAGCTCGGACTTCCTTCTTTGACCCCCTGAGATCGAGCCCACGCCTTCCACTGGTGGCCGctggctctgccccggccccTTGGCCACCGGCTGCTACCAGGAGGTGCCTGAAAGGCTGGTGGAGGACTTATTTTAGGGGTTTTAGGGCTTTGCTTGAGGTTGGGGTGCGGTGCCAATGGCCACGGGGTGCGGGGCCGCTGTGTAGGGGCTTGGGGACCCTCCTCAAGAGGGTCCCGCTGTGGAGCAGCACCCCACGGCCACCCGGCACAAGGGCAGGACCCCGTGGAGGGAGGTGGGTTGGGAGCCACAGGAGCATTCTTGAAGCAAAAACCCAATTAAAACGAAAGTGAAGCCTTTATTGAGTTAAGTACGGACATAAATAATGCATTTGGAGCACCAGGGAGTGCCCCCATCTGAAACTGGGTTTCCTTCGGTGTGATCTGCACCACCCCCAGTGCGGCTCCACTCTGGACTGGTCCTCACTGGGACACGGGCAAGGGAGGCTGGGGCCGGGCGATGGTGGAGCAAAGCAGGTAGCGGCACCTGCTGAAAGCGCCAGTGTGttcggagcagcagcagcagtctgtAGGCTCCAGAGTTAACACCGGGCTGAAGGGCAGAGTGATTTGCCTCTCGGTGCTGCTCCTTCAGCCCGTGTGATggcggggaggccgggggctTTGGGGGAGGTTTGGGAGCCACAGAGAGCGACTGCGACCGGGGGTCTCACTGACCAACCGTCCCTCTGTCTGTCTCCAAACGTGCTGACAACAAACATGGCCCAGTTCAGTTTTCCTGCACATAGAGGTGAGAGTCTCTGACATTGgccctcagcaagtttcctgGAAATACCTGACCGGCTGGAAAGAGGAGATGTCTGCAGTGCTCCTGccccggaggggctgcggggggatcCCGGGGGCCCAGCGCCAgtcccttcccctcagggctctCTCCTTCCCAGCTTCCAGCAGGTGGTAGCATCCTGCCGGCTCCGCCAGCCacgtccccagccctgccggcaTCACCAGCCTtgccagcatccccagccctgccagaatccccagccctgccagtgtccccagccctgccagcatcgccagccctgccagtgtccccagccctgccagtgtccccagccctgccaccatcccagccctgccaccatccccagccctgccagcatccccagccctgccagtgtccccagccctgccaccatcccagccatgccagcatccccagccctgccagcgtCCCCAGCCTTGCcagtgtccccagctctgccagtgtccccagccctgccaccatcccagccctgccagtgtccccagccctgccggtgTCCCCAGCActaccaccatccccagccctgccagctttCCCAGCCCTGCCGGTGTCGCCAGCActgccaccatccccagccctgctggtgtCCCCAACCCTGCcagcattcccagccctgccgGTGTCCCCAGCACTAACaacatccccagccctgccagtgtccccagccctgccaccatcccagccttgccaccatccccagccctgccagtgtTCCCACCAGCCATCGCTTGCCCACGGTGCCTTGCCCAGCCCTTGCCAGGCACCGAATGCCGCCGGCAGCCTCCAGCCCAGCATGATGGACCCTGGTCCATGCCCTCGCCCGTCTCCCCTTcgcgctgcccggggaggtggctCTGGAGCCCTGAGAGCCGTCCCCTCCTGGCATCCTGTGCTGCCCAGATCCATGGAGAGCCCTGGCCAAGGGGGAGGCAGGCGAGGAAACGCACCCCTCCCGGCTCCATGCTGCTGGGTGCCGAGTGAGGGTCCGGAGACTGTTTTGGAGGCCCTGGAAACCTTGTTTTCTGCTGGCCCCGCAAGTGTTTGCTCTCTGCCTGTTCCTGTTTCGTGTCCGGCTGCTCCGGCTGCACAGAGTAACATCGGCAGCGTGGTGCTGCAGGCGAGTGCTCGTCtctggctgccagccctgcctgcgctgctTGGGAAGGGATGCTCCCGGCACAGCCCATGTCCCCGAGTGCCAGAGATGCATGTCCCTGTGCCAGCTCCTGCTGCGAGCGCAGGGTCTCTCCTGCTGTCCCTTTGCATTCGGGACCCCAGCTCCTCTTCTGCCTCAAACCTGGAAGCCCTGCCCCAAGCTGAGCCCCAACAAACTCCGTGCAGGCAGCTCCGAGCACCCTGCTCCCCTTTGCCCCCCCAGAGACAGCTGGCCCTGGGCCgagcgggcagggctggccccgctccagcgCTCTTTGTTATCTCCAGGGAACTCAACCATTTCTGCACCTTGTTTACCCACCGTTGTGCAGGGTGGAGGAAAGGCAAACAGTAGCCTTTTGTTCACCAGCCTCCCCTCCCCGTGAGCCTCATCCTCTCCCGGGCTCCatctgccctctcctccccctaCGGGACCCAGCACTCAGCGCCCTGTGGTGAAACGCCCAGGGTCCAGCCAGGACACCGCCGTCCCCCTTCCCCACCGCTGACCCCGAGACATCCCTGCCCAGACTCCCCCCAACGTCCTGGCTTGTTCCCGCTCCCCACTCGCCCCGTTCGGAGGGTTCCAGCAGCTTTTCCCAGGTCCCCTCCTGTGCCAGCGAGGGGCAGCCATGCCGAAGGGCCCACTCCCGGTGAAGGTCTGCAGCTGGCCTGAGCCgctgctccccagcaggcagAGAAACGTGCCAAGAAACTCCATAAACCAGAGCGCTCGCGTTGCCAGGGAGCGACCGCTCACTGCCGGGAGAGGCCTGGGCACGGCGGGCAGAGGG from the Rissa tridactyla isolate bRisTri1 chromosome 22, bRisTri1.patW.cur.20221130, whole genome shotgun sequence genome contains:
- the SHC2 gene encoding LOW QUALITY PROTEIN: SHC-transforming protein 2 (The sequence of the model RefSeq protein was modified relative to this genomic sequence to represent the inferred CDS: deleted 1 base in 1 codon); translation: MLPEPKYDRFRDEPLTAPMPSPAPAPCPAAGEEPEPGTTFCALLPRMPQWKFPGPAGFLGRGPAGAGRELSAPARGGGGGGGGAAAATGTPSALAAVLGACEPLCAAPCSGPGGGRARGAAAAAAAAGRARGAAGAARPGGEEWSRKGSFIRKPAQGWLHPDERVMGPGVSYIVRYMGCIEVLRSMRSLDFNTRTQVTREAINRLYEAVPGVKGIWKKKAPNKALFSILGKSNLRFAGMSIAVNISVDGLNLMIPTTRQIIANHHMQSISFASGGDTDTTDYVAYVAKDPINQRACHILECCEGLAQSVISTVGQAFELRFKQYLHSPPKVVAPPDRALGAEESAWGEDEEAAEHDYYNSIPGKEPPPGGLIDSRLRHGAGLGHVHAQPSGSGPPSQGGFAARRDQSSQPGPPWDLESQGQPCDGYLQADGHPLGPRDYEEHMYVNTQSLDAWEPEAAARGAPEESPKKDLFDMRPFEDALKLHECIAGGSASPPMEDQWPSPPTRKAPIAPTEEQLRREPWYHGKMSRRDAERLLQTDGDFLVRDSLTNPGQYVLTGMHSGQPKHLLLVDPEGVVRTKDVLFESISHLISHHRQNEQPIVAAESELHLRQVVRRKQ